Proteins from a single region of Pithys albifrons albifrons isolate INPA30051 chromosome 12, PitAlb_v1, whole genome shotgun sequence:
- the LOC139677677 gene encoding hypoxanthine-guanine phosphoribosyltransferase-like: protein MAHGLQIRDEESGYNKNLFCIPKHYEEDLERVFIPHGLILDRTERLARDIMQDMGSHHIVALCVLKGGYKFFADLLDHIKALNQNGDKSVPVTVDFVRIKSYCNDSPTGKISIVGEELSTLNGKNVLVVEDIIETGRTMKALLLKIKDKKPRMVKVVSLLVKRTCQSPGYRPDYVGFEIPDKFVVGYALDFNEYFRDLNHICILKENAKEKYRSSGTTVQ from the exons ATGGCTCATGGACTGCAG ATAAGAGATGAAGAAAGTGGCTACAACAAAAATCTATTTTGCATTCCTAAGCATTATGAAGAAGATTTAGAAAGAGTTTTCATTCCTCATGGACTCATCCTGGACAG gaCAGAGCGCTTGGCTAGAGATATCATGCAAGACATGGGAAGTCATCACATTGTTGCACTCTGTGTCCTTAAAGGAGGCTATAAATTCTTTGCTGATTTGCTGGACCATATAAAAGCACTAAATCAAAATGGTGATAAATCTGTGCCTGTTACTGTGGATTTTGTTCGAATAAAAAGCTACTGT AATGACTCACCTACAGGAAAAATCAGTATTGTTGGAGAGGAACTGTCTACACTTAATGGGAAG AATGTGTTAGTAGTAGAG GACATTATCGAGACTGGTAGAACAATGAAagcactgcttttaaaaataaaagacaagaaaCCAAGGATGGTAAAAGTTGTAAG CCTGCTCGTTAAAAGGACATGTCAAAGCCCAGGTTACAGGCCAGACT ATGTAGGCTTTGAAATTCCAGATAAATTTGTGGTTGGATATGCTCTTGACTTCAATGAATACTTCAGAGATCTAAAT cacaTCTGTATACTGAAAGAGAATGCCAAAGAGAAATATAGGTCTTCTGGAACAACAGTTCAGTGA